A region from the Flavobacteriales bacterium genome encodes:
- a CDS encoding RidA family protein, producing MKKPIHPPGAAKPLAPYTPAIETNGFVFLSGQIALKGDSGDLAMGSIEEETTQVMENIGLLLRAAGLGYDHLVKVTIFLSDMAHYQAVNTVYGSYFKAAPPAREAVAVKGLPRGVNVEISGVASRD from the coding sequence ATGAAGAAGCCCATCCACCCGCCCGGTGCTGCCAAGCCGCTGGCACCCTACACTCCTGCGATCGAAACGAACGGCTTCGTGTTCCTGAGCGGACAGATCGCATTGAAGGGCGATAGCGGTGACCTGGCCATGGGCAGTATCGAAGAGGAGACCACGCAGGTGATGGAGAACATCGGCCTGTTGCTCCGCGCAGCCGGGCTCGGTTACGACCACCTGGTGAAGGTGACCATCTTCCTCAGCGACATGGCGCACTACCAAGCCGTGAACACCGTTTACGGATCGTATTTCAAGGCGGCGCCCCCCGCCCGTGAAGCCGTTGCGGTGAAAGGGCTACCACGCGGGGTGAACGTGGAGATCAGTGGGGTCGCAAGCCGGGACTGA
- a CDS encoding rhodanese-like domain-containing protein, translated as MSALLVLPGCFSVRSTPDFSYEKLGPAEYAAMLKGNADHIIIDVRTPAEHRKSHLHGAVNYSYFSLKFGRMVEHLDRNELVFLYCETGHRSPLAARRMKRKGFRRVVDMKGGHARWRKTNRQR; from the coding sequence ATGTCTGCACTCTTGGTTCTTCCGGGCTGCTTCTCGGTGCGGAGCACCCCCGATTTCAGCTACGAGAAGCTTGGCCCTGCTGAATATGCAGCCATGCTGAAGGGCAACGCCGACCACATCATCATTGATGTGCGGACACCGGCAGAGCATCGGAAGTCGCACCTGCACGGGGCGGTCAACTACAGCTACTTCTCATTGAAGTTCGGGCGTATGGTCGAGCACTTGGACCGCAATGAGCTGGTCTTTCTGTATTGCGAGACCGGTCACCGCAGCCCCTTGGCCGCTCGACGTATGAAAAGGAAGGGATTCCGGCGTGTTGTCGACATGAAAGGGGGGCACGCCCGATGGCGCAAGACGAACCGGCAACGCTGA